ATCGTCGGCCGCATGGTCTGCTTGCGCGAGAAGGCGAGCAGCTGCCGCACCAGCACGGCTGCACGATTGGCATTGCGCTTGATTTCCATCAGATCCGCAAAGCTGGCATCGGAAGGCCTCGCCTGCAGCAACAAATGGTCGGAAGACAGAAGGATTGCGGTCAGAACGTTGTTGAAGTCATGCGCGATGCCGCCAGCAAGCGTGCCGACGGCATTGAGCTTCTGCGTCTGCGCCATCTGGGTCTCGAGCGCCTTCTGCTCGGTCACCTCGACCGCATAGACGATGGCAGCCTCTTCCGGCGCCTCGTCGGTTTGGTCGATGACGGCATTGACGTAGAAGCGGAAATGCCGCGTTTCGTCTTTCGGATTGCGGGAATCGATCGGCGGAATGTCGCCCTGCCGATCCTTGGCGGCCGCCAGCGCCTGCTGCAGCTGCGGCCGATCACTTTCGTTGACGACACTCTCCAGGGCAGCACCGCGCTCGATATCATCACGCGAGACTAAATCCGAGAAGAGCTTGAGGAAGGGCGCATTCGTCCTAAGAATACGGCCATTGCCATCGACTGATGCGATCGCCATCGGCGTATTGTTGAAGAAGCGGCTGAAGCGCATCGCAGCGGCCGAGGCTGATTGCTCGGTATCCGCGCCGTTCTGTCGGGTCAGGACGATGGTGCGGCTCTCGCCGGGAGCGCCGTCGCGCATCGACGTGACGCTGTGGACGATCTGAACCGGCAGGCTCTGGCCATTGGACCGGCGCAGATCGAGATCGAGCGTCACCGTCTTCTTGAGACCCGGTTCCGCCTGTACCGATTGGATCAGCGCCAGCCCCTCACCGGCGACGAGATCGCCTATGGTCATCGAGCCCGGCACGAACTTGGTCAGATCGAGGCCCAGCCATTCGGCAAGCGTCGCATTGAGATAGAAGATCTCGCCCTTTCGTCCGGCGGAGAAAAAGCCGGCCGGCGCGTGGTCGAGATAGTCGATCGCGTTCTGCAGCTCCTTGAAAAAGCGTTCCTGATCGTCACGCTCGGAGGTGATGTCGGTGACCTGCCAGATATGCAGTACCTTGCTGCTGCCCTGCTCCGGCGGCAGCACTCGTGCCTTCAGCCGGTACCAATGCGCACCATTGCCACTTCCGTCAACGGGGCCGAGCGGCTTCAGCAGGCGGAATTCTTCCGATCCTTCATTGCCATCGCGCAGGCCATTGGCAAGACGATAGAGAGCCTCGTTGGACTCGCGATTTCGCGACAGCAGCATTTCCAGCGACTGCACTTCCGTCGCCTTCGTCGCACCGGTCAGGCGGCCGTAAGCGGCGTTTGCGTAGACGATACGGCCCTTCTCGTCGGTGATCAGCGTCCCGTCGGGATGGCTGTTGAGGAAGGAGCGTGCCAAGCTGTCGGACTGCGGCTGCGGCATGACCTCGACGAAACCGATGATCGACGAGACCAGGAAGAAGATGCCGACCATGGCAAGAATGCCGAGACCGCCGAGAACCGCTTCATTGTCAAGCTGGTTCTTGAAGACGACAAAGGCCGCTGCCGCGGCCACGAGAACGAGCGCCAACAGGATGATGCGCAGCACAGTTCCCGAACGAACCCCGCGATCCACCAGCGGCACGCTATACTCGTCGGATGGACGCTGCTTCGTCATAAACCCCTCGTGTCAGCCGTTCTCCTCGCGACATGTCATACACGTTGGGGGTCGCCGGAGTCGGACCTTTCGAATCTTCTTTATCAATTTGCGTCATCCGCAAAAAGCTTTGCCGGACCAGAAAGGCTTGAATTCACAAGCAATAGAATACAACGGCCTGCAATCGCATCTTGTCTCCGGCGCAATCCTGTTCATATGATCACCGTATAGAAGGGTCACGGTCAAAGCATTACCCGCAACAGTTGCGCCCGCTGCATAATTCCTTAAATAGGATTCGATTTAAGGGTAAAATTATGCAGTGGATTTAAAGTACTACAGCGACCTTTGCGCGTCACATGTAACGCGCGGCGCTGTAAACCGCGACATCGGGGACAATTACGGAGTATCTCGATATGTTGGACGATATCGCCGGAGCCTATGGCAGCCGTTTCTTCCTCGCAGCCGGTGGAGTTGGCATTGCCCTGCTCGTGCTCATCGGCATTCTGTGGATCATGCGCAACCGAGCGCCTTCCCCCTTCGTGCGCGGCGGCAAGAACCGTCAGCCTCGTTTGCAGGTGCTGGATGCCGCCGCCGTCGACGCCCGTCGCCGTCTCGTGCTCGTGCGACGCGATGGGATCGAGCATCTGATCATGATCGGCGGCCCGACGGACATCGTCATCGAATCGGGCATTTCCGATGCCACCCGGGCTGGAACCGCCGCGACGCCGGTCGATATCCCCATGGCATTTGAAGAAAGACAGCCGCAGCAGCAGAAGGCAACTGGGGTAGAAGCTCCTCCCGCAGCACTTCCGCAGCGACAGCAATCCGCCGAAGACAAGATCGAAGCCTATTTGCGCAACGAACCCCGCCTTGCACCAGCAGTGGAACCCGCTCCACAGGCGCAGGCGGCCGAACACCCACGAGCCGCCACTGTCAAACCACCGCAACCGACCCTTCAGCCCGCTCCGGCAATCAGCGAGGCTGAAGCAGCCGACATACTGGATGCTGCCCGCCACGTTGTCCTGCCGCAGCAGCAGCCTGCTCCCGCGCGCCAGGCGGCAGTCGAACCCACGGTCGCACCGGCGCCGACGCCTGCTGCCGAACCCGACAACGATTTCCAGCGCATACTGGAAGCTGAAATGTCGAAGAACCTGACCGCCGAACGGATCATTCCGAACGCGCCGGCACAACGTCAGGTGCAGCAGCAGCCAAATGCCACGCCATCCCCAATCCCAGGCCCGGCAAAACGCGTCGAGCCCGAACTTGCGCCACTGACCGGAGCCGACAGCGCCCTTCAGAAAGAAGTCGCTCGCATCTTCGGGGAAATGAGCGTCAGCCGCGACAAATAGGGCGCGGCCCCAATCGTCGGAATCGAAAAAGGCACGACGGATATCTCCATCGTGCCTTTATTCTATAAGCCCGGTCGAAACCGAACCACCATTCACTCGTCGCGATAAACTTTCTCGCGGCGCTCGTGGCGTTCCTGTGCTTCGATCGACAAAGTGGCGATGGGA
The Rhizobium sp. 11515TR DNA segment above includes these coding regions:
- the cckA gene encoding cell cycle histidine kinase CckA; translated protein: MTKQRPSDEYSVPLVDRGVRSGTVLRIILLALVLVAAAAAFVVFKNQLDNEAVLGGLGILAMVGIFFLVSSIIGFVEVMPQPQSDSLARSFLNSHPDGTLITDEKGRIVYANAAYGRLTGATKATEVQSLEMLLSRNRESNEALYRLANGLRDGNEGSEEFRLLKPLGPVDGSGNGAHWYRLKARVLPPEQGSSKVLHIWQVTDITSERDDQERFFKELQNAIDYLDHAPAGFFSAGRKGEIFYLNATLAEWLGLDLTKFVPGSMTIGDLVAGEGLALIQSVQAEPGLKKTVTLDLDLRRSNGQSLPVQIVHSVTSMRDGAPGESRTIVLTRQNGADTEQSASAAAMRFSRFFNNTPMAIASVDGNGRILRTNAPFLKLFSDLVSRDDIERGAALESVVNESDRPQLQQALAAAKDRQGDIPPIDSRNPKDETRHFRFYVNAVIDQTDEAPEEAAIVYAVEVTEQKALETQMAQTQKLNAVGTLAGGIAHDFNNVLTAILLSSDHLLLQARPSDASFADLMEIKRNANRAAVLVRQLLAFSRKQTMRPTILNLTDVIGDLRMLVDRLLSGTHVKLDVDYGRDLWPVKTDLSQFEQVLINLCVNARDAMPSGGTLTLRTRNLRAADVSAFNYPYLPHEDMVLVEVSDTGTGIAPEIMDKIFEPFFTTKEVGKGTGLGLAMVYGIIKQSGGYIQPESEVGKGTTFRIFLPRHIVEMPAVTETKVPESRDVAAMDQSVGITTSAEEPADLTGKSAVVLLVEDEDAVRRGGKRMLETRGYTVHEAGSGVEALDIMEELDGQVDVVVSDVVMPEMDGPSLLRELRKKYPDLKFIFVSGYAEDAFARNLPADAQFGFLPKPFSLKQLAVVVRETLDKN
- a CDS encoding flagellar biosynthetic protein FliO codes for the protein MLDDIAGAYGSRFFLAAGGVGIALLVLIGILWIMRNRAPSPFVRGGKNRQPRLQVLDAAAVDARRRLVLVRRDGIEHLIMIGGPTDIVIESGISDATRAGTAATPVDIPMAFEERQPQQQKATGVEAPPAALPQRQQSAEDKIEAYLRNEPRLAPAVEPAPQAQAAEHPRAATVKPPQPTLQPAPAISEAEAADILDAARHVVLPQQQPAPARQAAVEPTVAPAPTPAAEPDNDFQRILEAEMSKNLTAERIIPNAPAQRQVQQQPNATPSPIPGPAKRVEPELAPLTGADSALQKEVARIFGEMSVSRDK